GCATTAAAGATGAAAAATGAATGAAGTGGCCCCCATCCTCACCTGACCTGAACCCAGTTGAGAACTTGTGGGCAATTCTTAAACGGGAGATTTACAGTGAAGGAAAACGGTACAGCTCTCTGAACAGTGTCTGGGGTGGCTGCTGCACAAAAAGTTGATCGTCAAACTGATCAAGAAACTGACAGACTCCATGAATGAAATTCTTATCACTGTTATTGAGTAGAAGGGTGGCTATATTGGTCACTGATCTATTTTTTTATATGTCAGAAATGCTTATTGGAAGCATTTGAGTTCTCACTTGAACAGTTGAAAATAAAGTGAcatgtgaaaatgtgtttttttcactTAGCTGCATAATAATTCTGCACAATAATAGTTGCCCAATAATTGTGCACATACAGATATTCTCCTAAGAAAGAATATCCTTCAGTTCACGTCATTCAGCGCCATCTTATGGCTAAAGCAAGTCCAAGACCCGTCACTGGGGGCAGTGGCGTAACCCAAGCCGTGTCCTAATATCCTGCTCAAGTTGTGCAGGTTCTAAGTGCCCAAAGCCAGCTGTCACAGGCATTCCATCAGGCCAGAAATCATCGAGACACAGAACACAAGAGCTACAGACCACAGCAATGAACCTGCAAATACTGCAGTGTCTGTTTCCCCATTCTGCCATATGAGTGTTTTGTACTCACTagctaaaaaacaaaaacacgtacaggtgcatctcaataaattagagTATCATCAAAAAGCtcattatttcagtaattcagtaAATTACTGAAAATCTATTTGAAGTGTTTTTCTGTTCATGTtgattatggcttacagccaacGAAAACCCAAAATGTCGGCCTACTGAAAAGTATGTACAGTAAATGCCCTCTGTACTTTGTTCAGTGCGGTGTGGCAGGGAGGCGATTAGCatgtggcactgctgaggtgttatggaagccCAGGTTGCTTTGATCGCAGCCTTCAGCTCGTCTGCAttgttgggtctggtgtctcTCATTTTCCTCTTGACATTACCACCCAGATACTCTATGGGGTTTAGGTCAGGTGAGTTTGCTGGCCCACAGCGATACTGTAGTTATTAATTCAGGTATAGGTACTTTTGGCAGTGTGGACAGGTGGCAAGTCCTGCTGGAAAAAGAAATTTCAAGAAAACACATGAAATCGATCACTCTTTATATATATGCGTTTCACTTTTTGAATTACTGAATTAACCTCTTAATtatattctaatttattgagatgcacctgtatatCCTTTTTCTAAATGAAACATCCCACTATGATCACAGGAATACTGCTGCCTGGATAATATTGTGGATGTGGTTCACTGTGAACACAGCACTACCACCATCATAGTAGTGACTCAGACTCCATGTTACTGTTATGTCAGGAGATCCAGCCAACACCTGATCTGTGGTCAGAAACTAGCCACAGAAAAAATACTTCTATGTAAtctatatatacattatatggTCAAATGTATTGGGTCACATCTCAATCAATAACTTCATTCATGGTTCATTCAGTCCTGcaggccacaggtgtataaaatcaaGCTGTGGTGATCTAGAGCGGGGTCACGAGTGCTGAGGTGTTCTAGAGCGGGGTCACGAGTGGTGAGGTATCATAGAGCGGGGTCACGAGTGCTGAGGTGTCATAGAGCGGGGTCACCGAGTGCTGAGGTGTTCTAGAGCGGGGTCAGGAGTGCTGAGGTGTTCTAGAGCGGGGTCAAGAGTGCTGAGGTACGCACGTGCAGTAAAATTGCCAGGCGGCTCTGTTCACTTAACAATCACAGAGCTCCAAACTTCTTCTGAGATCAACAAAAGAACTGTGGGCCGGAAGCTTCAGGGTACAGGTTTCCATGAACAAACTGCTGCACACAAGCCTAACATCACCAGGCCTGTGTTCTGCAGAGTGATAAATCACATCTCCATCCATCtgtctgatggacgagtctggttTGGTAAATGTCAGTAGGTTACCTGCCTGACAGCAATGTGATAATGTTTGGTGTCGGTGTAATATTTATGGTTGTTCTTCACAACCTTTGTTTCCAAAATCatacttcagcataccaagacagtTTGGGCAATCGTGGTTACCCAACAAAGAAAGCAAAGTCCAAAAAAGTAGTTGAGTGAGATTGGTGTAGAACTCAAAATGTCCTCCACAGGGCCTTGAACATCAAATACCTTTGGGATAAACTAGAATAGACATTATGAGCCTGTACCTCACGTCCAATATCAGGGTCTGAGTCCGGATGAATGGGTCACATTTTTCCAGATACACTTCCCAGAAGGTGGGAGCTGTAGCTGCAACGTTTGGAGGACCAATTATTAATGTCTATAGATTTTGAATGGGATGACATGTCATGAAGGTGTAATACATAAATGTACCAAAACATTTGTCCACAGCgagcacacacatatttaaagaCGAATCTGTGATAACAGCCATGCTTGCTGCAGTGTGGAGCATTAATGAAGTCAAATGCTTCATTAATTAAAACACACCATGTCATCTTGCCACACCAATGAAGAGTGCTTTACATTATACAAAAGCACAACCTTAAAATGTACCCATTCCTTGGTTAAAACCGTTATTTTACTATGGTAACAAGTCTATACATTTTACCACCAACGCCCTCCCTGAAAATTTGCACTGAAATATTGTGCACTATAAACTGGCAACTACATAAAACACATCAGAAAACAATGAATTAGTTTGCTACTTAAGCACCAGACAACAATATTTAGAAATTGCATTTATTCAGTTCATGAAACATGTTTATCTACTCGTCATCTTTGATCACATTTGTAGCATATTTTGCCATTGGCTACATCTACGCAGCAGCTGTATCATCCGTATACACTAGAATGGTTTAAAGCAATAGCACCAATCCCTAGTTTGTCCCTAGTGTCTATCTCAGGCCTTCGGATATGAACGCTGAAAATTTGCCAGAAGGCAAACATTAGCATATTCGCCATTATACAAATGATGAATATGCAGTGGACAGCGATAACTTATCAATTCACCTCGATTAGTGTCAACCACTAGTGACCATTTTGGTGTTGTGCAAATGATGATTCTTCTAAGGGTTATGAAAGTGCCGTAACCCGTCTGGGCCAAACATTAGCCGCCCCCGTGGAAAGAAATTTCTCCGTAGTCTTTTTTTTTGCTCTGCCAGCTGACATGACCCAAATTTCTTCCATGTCACACCTAGTAGAAGAAAGATGGAGTCAGTACGGAGTCAAGTCAGTAGACACCGGGCCAGTTGGACCCCAGTAAACGCATGTTAACCATTACAACAAAACACTATTCCTTACAGTTAGCCTCATTTACAAAACACCACGATGTAGGACTACGAATATAATCATAATACGAACCTCAATCTTGAACATTGGGAGATTAGCCATCACTGCCACGCAGAGGACCCCTGATGAACTGAAAGACCTTTCCCTGGAGACATTTTCAACCtagtcaaaaaacaaacaagcaatcaCCAGGCATGAAGAGGGGAAATGACTAATGATTAACCAATACTTTGCTAGATTAATATACTTCTAGAAATACTTAATTAAAAATGAGTTAGCACTACAAAACATGGAGCATGAAACAAACCATACAAACTCTATGGGTGACTAAGCAAACTGTGCTCCAGAGGGAGACTGCTAATTCAGATGGGCCAGAACACAAATTTTCACAATTTCAAAGGATGAGTGAATGGGACATGAGAATTAATGTGGACTTTGGGTTGAGCCAGGTCTCACTCGCAACATGACGCATGTGAACTTAAAGCTCAAAAACGCCAGGATCCTGGGGAAGGCAGCCGGTGACAATAAGGGGCCCAGGACACCGTGCAGGCGCGTGTCAAGAGACAGGGCTGACATTTGTAGCATGGTGGGGATGTAACTTGGTAAACACTGCCGCATTTATTTAAGAGGAAAATACTGGATAGAGGATTGTGAACAGGAGAGCAAATGAAgattacctcacacacacaggcctattGTCACTCCACACATCAACTAGACCCAGTGCTGCAGTCTCCTCCTGTTCCAAAGACAGGAGGGCCCACTTCCGTAGGTGCACAACTTCATTCTCCAAGGACGCGAGAGGGGGATTTTGCTCTTTACAAGAAAGCACAGCTCTTTGGATACATCGATGCAGTTTTTCGGATCAGAGCCAAAAGCATAACTGTTAATCAGCACAACTGTCCATCAGTGGAATGTTGCAACATTTTTGGTGAACGAAAGACTACAATCTTCCTAAATGTTTAGTTAAAAGGCACTTTAGGAGCAGAATTGGCAATTTTGAtagttatttaaaaaaaataaataaataaagtcttGATGTTGGCATTATACATAATTATAAATAAACTGTCAAAGTGCATGTGGTCTTGCATGTAATCTGCGTTTTTAAATAAAGAGTGATAGTGGGACACCAAACACTCCTTTTCCTTACACTGTCTGATCAAAGTGTGCAATGGCTCCATTtatgtgcagttttaaaaggtCAGTGCAACTTTCCAATTTACATATTAAATAAAAGTGAGGCATTGAGTATCCAGTCAACTTTTTGAAACCCTTCAGCATTGTGAACTAGTTCAAAGTAGAAGCAAAATCAGAGCATTTTCAACAGTTTGGTTCATTTAATAGGCTCCATAAAGCCAAAaatcaaaaaaacaaacaaaaatgtaacGAGTGAGTCAGTTTAGACACAGAACAGAGCACATTCCCCCCCAGTAGTTTGGGAGGAGGACTTGAGTTATAGTACTAACAGGTTTTCAAAATTAATCCTTTATCTTCCACATAGATTACTATATAATTTTACTAGTTTCGGTCCATCATTACAGCTCGTTTTTCCTCAtttgttctttttaaaatgCAAAAACGTTGGAGCAGAGCAGAAGATACCTCAGGGGGAGTGAGGTTGAACTGGTAAGCTTCACGAGGAGCACCAATGTTGACCACCACCTCACTCGAGCAGTGTTCACCAGTCTGAAAGGAATTCACTGTATGGATACTTGACAAGGACAAAAAGCACCCCCCTCCCCTTACTGTCTATTAAAAGAGCTCTTTTCAAATGGATCTTATAGCTGTAGTATCATTTTAACTAAATCCACCCTAAAGCATATATGCCCTTTAAGAGGTAGAAATCCATTAAAACATTCCCAGAATAGGGAATGAAACTTAAGAGATCCTTCAGGTTTCAAACTGTAGCACACCCCATGCAAATATGTAAATGGTGGTTGGACCAATAGCGATAACAATACTGTGGCTGTCGATTCGAACAGACCGCAAGAACTGCTTGGTTGTGGGGTCtcgaaagaaaggaaaaaaaaataaacttgGGAGCCAGGACGCTCCCTGCAAACACAGAACATTTCACAGCCAATATGAACAGACTCCCCATCTccacagatttttttttgtttctttttttttcccttttaaataaaaaacagaaagcTACTACATGAAAAGATCCTTGAGGAGTACATCTTTAGAAAACGCACAGCCAGTGAAGGGTTGGGTCTTGGGTTTTTACTCGTTTGCAGCTGAGGAGGAAGCAGGTACACATAAGACACGGAAGCATCTTAACACAATGTTGGTTAACTAGACAGACAACATCCCATCAGCCATCAGTGTGAAGAAGACATGGCAAAAGTGCCACAAAAAAAGGTGGCGGCTCCACGATCGACACACccggaggggggaggggccttGGTTATTGGCTGCGACTCATTTAGTGGGCGGACCAAAAAGCAAGCAGGCACACAAAGCCTCGTTTAGAAGCAGTTGCTGTCCCTCAGGAGGTGGCCATAGCAACATGACGCCACTCCCCACTAGGTTTTTCACTTCACCAAAATCAAAGTCAAGCGTGCGATGCGACTAGTCTCGACCTGCGCTAAAACACCTGTGCTGTTGGGTAACTCATTAGAAGGAATCAATGTGACTTGGCAAATGTTCGtaaaacaaaattttttttaattagagCAGAAGATCTGTTCCCCACATTTGTAAATATGAAGCAACAAAAACTCgtctaaaatgtttttttttatagaaatgcaacttaaaaaaataaaaacaaaaactcaGGGCCTGTGGTGCACTAAGACAAGAGATCTAGGACGAAGCAGAATAGCTAATACGTACCATAGCCGTCGTAGCCATCTCTGTAAGAGCCCCCGCGGTCTCCATAGCTGGAGCCCCTGAacagacgagacgacacgaaaGCAGCGTCACGAGATCGTACGGCACTTCCACACTACTAGAGTGTGTCTGGGACCATTTGTTGTGTAATAGCTTAAGTGAAGAAACGGTAAAAATGACCTTCTTACTTGTCTCGGTTGTAGCCGCCACTCTCTCCAGAAGAGTAGCCGCCACCACCTCCGCTCTTGTAGCCTCCTCCGCCTCCGCTATAGCTCCGGTCTCCGCCGTAGCCTCCGCCGCCACTATACCCCCTATCGCCGCCTCCGTAGCTGCGGTCACTGCTGCCATAGCTCCTGTCTCCTCCATAACTCCTGTCACCGCCATAGCCTaggaataaaacatttaaacacattaaaaaaaaaaacccccactGCAGTTGTATATTGACTTTTCACATTTTACCACTGCATGTGTGTTAAAATTTGGCTACATTCAAGTAAATAACCCCTTGGCACACctcttcctcgtcctcctctaaaaaatcctcctcttcctccgccaCCGGCTCTGTATCCACCTCCACCGCCGCCTGAACGGCCGCTGCCGCCTTTGCCGGCCTCATCCACGCGAATCGGCCTGCCGTCCACAGACTAGAGGGGGAGAAAACGGGGTCAGTgtgttgaacagaaagacttgAAACGTACTTTGATTAAACCAGTTTCACTCACCTTCCCGTTCATTCCCTCCATGGCATCTTTCGCATCGTCGGGGTTCTCAAATGTAACGAAACCAAAACCCCTCGACCTGTTCGTTTCCCTGTTTCTGGCAACGTGGACTgcggagagaaaaaaaaaaaaaaaaaggcacaatTTCCGTGAGGTTGAAAAGCCGCAATCAACAATATTTAAAATTAACACGAAAAAGAAGAAAACCCCCAAACTCACCATTTGAGATAATCCCGTACTTGGAGAAGGCCTCTTCCAGCGACTGCTCTGTCGTGTCGAAGCTTAGGCCGCCAACAAAAAGCTTACCTTCGTCACACATGTTTCTGCtatataaaaaaatgaaaaaaaaaaaacataaaaattcaCAAATTCACAACACGACGAACAACTTTATCCGGGCCCGGCGACAGACGATCCCTCGTGTTTAACCACGCCAGGCAGCGCGCATCTTAAAGTAGGTCAAACaatacacccctcccccacccgcgCGAGGCGCCCGCTCCCCGCTAGCCTAGCCGTCCTGACGACGAGGCCCCGTTACACGCCAACTTAAAACCAGCcatttacaaattaaaacaTTCATCATCGTTATTTAATAAATAACTATTATTTTGAATATCGTATTTTTTAATGGCTAGGCGCCGACAACTGTAGGCCGACCGGCAAGGTAAGTCAGCTACgccagctagctagttagccagcCAGCTAGCGAGCTCGTTGGCGCGAGCAGAACTAGCTTAGCTCGCAGCGCCATTTTGACTCGCCCGGTTTTTTGGCTAGCGCGCtaaagctacacacacacacacacggcaaagAAAGACGCTAGGTTAACGCTAGCGCGCGCTCGGAAAAAAATCTACCGCGCGCTCGTTAAGATTTACTCTACCGAGgaatcaggaaaaaaaaacaagaatagTCAGTTTAAGGAAAAAAGACAAAGATGAACGACGTACCTTTCTTAGCTACTAGCAAGATatgcgattttttttttttttttagatgttAGCTCTCGTAATGTCTGCCTGCTCCGGCGAGTCGAGCTcagtgtgggggcggggagggTGGACGTTAGCTTTTAACGACGAAGCGGATGGGCGGGGCCTGATTAGCATACTATTTTAATATTCAGCAGATCTATTAATTATCGCGCGTTCAGGGTTGGAAAAGCGTTGTAATTTACGGTTATTGATTTCTTAGCATTATCCTTGTTGCGATAAATGACAAGATATAGCCTATACTGGGTGCTTATTTTACAGGCTCAGATTGTAATCTGTAatgtgcaaatatatatatatatatatatatatatatatatatatatatatatatatatatatatatatatatatatatacatacatacatacatatatatacatatatatattatttgcACATTACAGATTACAATGGTTTTAAAAACCATGACATACTGGCAAACTTTCAATGATTTCATTGATTTCAATTCATTGTTAAACAAAAACTAGAAAAAAAACCACAATATGAGCTTGCTTTAAAGTTTACTGTTTAGTTGCATAGCCTGTCAGACTATTCTCCAAGAAGCAGGCCTATAGAAGCACATTTCTGTAGCACACCATCATTTATTTGGTGCCTGTTTTTCTAAATTCCTTTCACAGCTTCCTGGTGGCCCATCACATTCACATGAAGATGCAGTCTTTACAGCCAACCAACTTGCACTTAGCCATGTAGACAATGGAAATGCTTATGTGTGAAGTTTATTCATTGACTTCTGTTGGGAGTTTTTCTCCTGACCCAgataggccccaacactgccccgaataaccgattggttttgactgagtgacccaagcaaagtcttaacacCAAATGTTATTTTCAGataaatttatattaaataatagCAAGTAAGTACAAAATAGCCAAAGTATatgtggtacaaactctccagtgcactggtgctagttgcctagaattctacctaacccaagtggatctcagcagcatCCGAGCAAAAAGTCCCctgtgctgggcgatgtcctcccGTTCATACCCTTTCTCTCTAGGTTTCAGTAACTCCCCCACCTTCACTGCTCTCCATCTAAACCCACCTGCTCCTCTCTAATCGCCTGCCTGCTTATCTAAAAACTCCTTACCTTCCATCTTGCACTGAGTGAGCTCATCCTGTTCTTCTCAAGGCCACTGTGGTGTCTTCACTTCTGCTCTTCCACAGTCTTCcaggaaaacattaagtttcGCTTCACCTTTAAGTTTCTTTTTTTCCTACACTTCCAGCATTGAACACCATCAGCCCCATTGCAGTGATCTACAGTCTCGGAGACCTTGGCCTACTGAAGGTTCTTGGACTTTCTCAGTGACAGCCACCAATCTCCTAACGAGTggctccatctcctccacactCATGATGAAAATATTTTCCCCACAAGACTGGATTGCCAGGCACGACATAAACTCCATCATCAAATATTCAGGTATAGCTCGGTTGTGCCAGGCTTGATGTATAACACAGGGAAGATGTAGAATTGCTGGTGAACTGGTGCTCTGAGAAGCATCTGTGTTACATCATCAGAAATACTAAGGAGTTGATCAACTTTGCCAAGCAGAACGTAACCCACAGATTCTTCAGCATCAAGGAACTGTCGTTGTACTGTATTGTACTGTTGAGAGAGGTGACGGCTTCAAGCTCCTTGGCGTCTACATAAGCCAAGACATCACATGTCCctgcacacctgcacatacatcaTAAAAACCCACCCACACCTACCTTTCCCCAGCAGGCTGTGAAAGATCAATCCTCACCCCCAGATCCTCACTGGTCTCCACAGATGCAGGTTAGAGAGCATGGTGAGTACCCGTGTGACAGGTCCATATAGCATATCTACTGTGCCTAACTGCAGGTTCTGCAGAAGGTGGTCAGATCATTGGGAGAACATTGCCAGCAGGCATATACGACATTTATGAACAGAGATATCTGAGGAGAGTTCTCCACATTCCCAGGGACCCCACACACTCCATATACCACTTATTCACTCTCCTTCCATTAGTCAGGAGGCATCGCACTGTTCAGTCACAAACGTAAAGGCACAGTTTCTACCTCAGAGCTGAGCAGGCGCTTGTTCCCACtctccctgtcacacacacacacacacacacacacactcacacacacacacacacacacacacacacacacacatatatgtatatatatgcataGTATGTATAGTCAGTTTTAcagcgtgtgtatatatacacacatacacacacgtgtgtgtgtgtgtgtgtgtgtgtgtgtgtgtgtgtgtgtgtgtgtgtgcatatatacactgtatataaACACTGTAAAACTATGGCTATTATGTTACAGGTTTCAAGGATTCAAGGACTCATCAATTGGGaccataaatatatttataatgtGCACTTGAACTGTAGTAGCCAACTGGTATTAGTCATGGGTAATCATTAATATAGAGTGTGCAATACATACCTTATGCACGGCACTTGAATGTGCGATAACGCCTGTTAAGACACCCTTTAGTATACCTTAGTATACCTTCATACAGTATACCATCTGGTTCTTTATGGGTAGTACCATGCAACATGAGTTTATCCTAAAAATCAAAGCTATGGCAAAACCCCTGGGAACCCCGGGTGCTATAGCCCAAGGCGTGAGATGGCATGATGGTGACTCCTCTCTGATTTGCAAGTGTTTGAATGCTGGCTCCGCTTATGTAGGTGAGATATAGTTAAAAGTAAATGGCTATGCAAAGTGCTCTCACcccaagaaaagaagaaaagaaaagcaGTAAGGACCTGTTCTTTGAAGGAAGTCATTTGAGAGGTTTAAGCGGTAGTTTCCTGTTGTTGTTAACACGTGGACCTAGATTTATAAGAGCTCTGAAACATGTATGTAATGGGCAAACTAACTGTTCTTCTTGAAATTATGTTATAGTGATCTATATGTTTATTTTCCATTTTATGAAGATGAAGGACATCATATTGGGCCTGGCTATAGCCTACCAATTCTAAAGTAACTTGAAGGTAAGCTAGCGCAGGTCAAACTGACTGAACATTCAGTATTTAAAACTCAAATGCATCTTTGCAAAAGCAAGAAGCAAAAGTAAAGTCAGTTTAATTAGAAGGCGGAGCAACAGGTGGGTcagacacacctcctgcacacacctgaTTTAGGAACTTGGAGAGCATTTTCTGCCGTGACTGTGATAAACCTCTAACGTCCTGTGAGCTCTACAGTGTGATGAACCTGAAGCTTCAAGAAGCTCGTGAAGCACAAAGggaaaaacactgcatggcAGGAAGTGACAGTAAGATTGTTTGGAATGGAAATAAGAATGTTTTCTGATTCATATGTTAATATATTTCCTAGTAAGCCACAGCAAACCATGGAAAATATAGTACACTTGAAATCACAAAGATAAATATGTGTAACAacacaaacaataaaaaaaattttttaagcGTATGGAGCTTTGAATTTGAGTCTGCTGTGAGGTTTAAAGCTCATAATATTATACATCCTCAGAGCTATACGCAGGTTTCAATCTAACTCTTATTTGACTTACAGTTTCAATCACATTACAGAGAAATGCTTGTGTAGTGTGAGGAGTTTTACCCAGGACACTTATTGGTTTAGCATGGCACGTCCCTCAGCACTGCAAGAGTCAACATTATTAGCCACCTATGGCTAATTTCAAATATTGTGTAGTTTGAGCTAGACCATCATGTTAAATAATGCACGTAGCAGCATATATATAGCATATATatcaataatatatatatatatatatatatatatatacacacacacacatgtatatctACATAGTCCTGGTGTTTTACTGCATTTCATTAAGCTAAATTTAACAGAATACCAACATTCATTAATATATTTCATTGCACTTATTATTTCTCCCTTACGCAATGTACACAGGACATCCAGCTTCATAATGTTACAGACTGACCTCTGTCATTATTTACTTCCCCTCAAAACGGACCAGAACTGGGTCAGATCTACAATTACAATTAGGCTAATAAACTAACACAACAGGCAACCGTGGCCCAAATCCAACCTTTTCCTCCACATATCACGTGTATTTGTCATTTGGAAGGCAGTGTGAACAGCAGAAACCACACTGAAACTGCCATTTTCAGAGATTTGGACTACTTTCATATATGTTAATGAAATATGATCTACATATCTGATAACACAATTACAGTTATTTTGGTTATTCATGCTGTTTTTTGTATTGCAGTTATGCATGGTGTTGTTTGGAATAATACGTTTTAAGACAAGATGACAAGAAAAAACTTTAATGATCCACAGCGAACCTGCTGTGTCACAGAATCATACATATTGTAgtgagtttggggggggggggggttaagggCTGAGATTGTACCTGTGGGCAATTCAATTGTAGATTAATTAGGGCCAATCACATAAAAGGACAGGTGATGCGAGAAAGGACATGCTTGTTTTGGGCCAAACTTGGTGAGTTTGTGAGCGGTGTGTAGTTTAGTGTGGGAGGGTATCGTTCGCTGGGGTTAGAGCAGCCGGCGATGAAGATAGTAGCTAGTTTAGATGTTCCTGCGTCAGGAGGGCAGGAGCGGTTACCTCCTGTAGGAAGGTAGTTGGGGAGGTTAGGGTAGGACTCACCTGTGTCGCTGTGAAGGAAACTGGACGAGGCCATGAGCTCAGACCCCGGGGGAGGAGGATGTTTACCGTCGAGATAAGTAGTGATTTTAGAGTAACTGCATCGTTTCTGTTTTAATTAGTGTTTATAAATTCGGGGGGGAGGCCCTtctgtgtgaggtggtgtttaATGGTTTGCTGTGGTGGCTGTTTGCAGTGACAGACCTCGAGTGttgtggttggggtgtgtgtaaaCTTATTTAGGGTTGCTACTGGTCCAACGTGCGCCACCGCCTGACTGCCTATAGATTGCCAATAAATAGTCATCTTTAAAAATTATCCCGGTGTTTGTTTGGTTATATTTAATCTCTGAGCCGGATCTATCCGGTTTAGCAAAGGTGGTGACCGCATTTTCGCTACCTAGTGCATTTAGGCAAGAAATAATATAAATTTACACACATCGTAGTCGGAAGATTAGCAGGAATGATCGCGGTAGACTACTAGTCCAAAGTGCTGAAGGTGAGAAATGCATCTAAATACATGGAGCAGGCGCGCAAGCCTGCAGGTTTTTCAGGTTTTCTTCCCATTGCAATGATCACAGCACTCGGTCTAAAGGGCAGAGAATGAAAGTGAAAGAAGACTCTGAACAGCCCAGCAAGCAGGAGATGAGTAGTATATGAAGGAAGGACACGCGTCGTAAAGCAAAGTTGTCTTAGTGCGGCGGGGTGGAGGGATCTCGCACGTGGTTCTTTGACACAGTGCAGATGTATCAGTCCGCCAATGAATGGGTTCCTCTGTGGTTCTATCATCCTGGGCAGAAGACGTGGTGTTCTAATGGTGAACCGAGAGTTCGGTGTTCTGCTACAACCCGCAGTGTGTCCAGCCCGAGTCGTACTACA
This window of the Brachyhypopomus gauderio isolate BG-103 unplaced genomic scaffold, BGAUD_0.2 sc82, whole genome shotgun sequence genome carries:
- the cirbpa gene encoding cold inducible RNA binding protein a isoform X2 produces the protein MCDEGKLFVGGLSFDTTEQSLEEAFSKYGIISNVHVARNRETNRSRGFGFVTFENPDDAKDAMEGMNGKSVDGRPIRVDEAGKGGSGRSGGGGGGYRAGGGGRGGFFRGGRGRGYGGDRSYGGDRSYGSSDRSYGGGDRGYSGGGGYGGDRSYSGGGGGYKSGGGGGYSSGESGGYNRDKGSSYGDRGGSYRDGYDGYDW
- the cirbpa gene encoding cold inducible RNA binding protein a isoform X1, translating into MCDEGKLFVGGLSFDTTEQSLEEAFSKYGIISNVHVARNRETNRSRGFGFVTFENPDDAKDAMEGMNGKSVDGRPIRVDEAGKGGSGRSGGGGGGYRAGGGGRGGFFRGGRGRGYGGDRSYGGDRSYGSSDRSYGGGDRGYSGGGGYGGDRSYSGGGGGYKSGGGGGYSSGESGGYNRDKGSSYGDRGGSYRDGYDGYAANE